Proteins from a single region of Apium graveolens cultivar Ventura chromosome 7, ASM990537v1, whole genome shotgun sequence:
- the LOC141674152 gene encoding uncharacterized protein LOC141674152, translating into MKTILINESDTSKKIKIGSGLETNFRKDLVALLQGYSDIFAWTPRDMPGLDESIAMYSLDVNLERKPVKQKRRNFSPERQKAIDEEIEKLLKAGIICEVKYPEWLANIVMVKKANGKWRMCIDYTDLNNACPKDPYPLPNIDQLIDATSGHVMLSFMDAYSGYNQIKMDPKNILKTAFITHRAVYAYVMLPFRLTNAGTTYQRAMNKIFKDQIGRNQESYVKDMIAKSTSIPGHIGDLRECFDNLRKYSLRLNPEKIAIKAQALADFIIECNFPEEEPVPMSIDPGRNIDQDIGAWALKVDGSSTNERSGAGLILKSPEGFTIQTAISFGFSATNNQAEEENSEADTLSKLVQNSSYLDCSVYFEELQKPSIESKEVMEIDNSPNWMTPFINYLEKGELPEDKGKAQRLRAKAAKFFIEEGILYRQTFSSPILKCIGPGEAQYCLMEVHEGICGDHMSAKALAHKIIRQGYYWPTIHQDAIDFVKKCKECLLLSNVSRMSPVLPSSVLSPIPFAVWGIDIMGPFPRARGDLRSKGNENN; encoded by the exons ATGAAAACAATTCTGATCAATGAAAGCGATACTTCTAAGAAGATAAAGATAGGGTCCGGCCTCGAGACTAATTTCAGAAAAGACCTAGTAGCACTACTCCAAGGGTACTCTGATATATTTGCTTGGACCCCAAGAGACATGCCCGggttggatgaatccatagcAATGTATAGCTTGGACGTCAACCTAGAGAGGAAGCCAGTCAAGCAAAAGAGGAGAAATTTTTCCCCAGAAAGGCAGAAAGcaattgatgaagaaattgaaAAACTACTCAAAGCTGGAATAATATGCGAAGTCAAGTACCCGGAATGGCTGGCAAATATCGTGATGGTGAAAAAAGCAAAcgggaaatggagaatgtgtatcgATTACACAGACTTGAACAATGCCTGCCCCAAGGACCCCTACCCCTTGCCAAATATAGATCAATTGATCGACGCAACTTCTGGGCACGTAATGCTAAGTTTTATGGATgcctactcggggtacaaccagatcaagatggATCCCAAGAACATCCTAAAGACAGCCTTCATAACCCACAGGGCGGTCTACGCTTATGTGATGCTGCCTTTCAGATTGACTAATGCGGGAACAACATATCAAAGggcaatgaataaaatcttcaaggaCCAAATTGGGAGGAACCAGGAATCATATGTCAAAGACATGATTGCAAAGTCTACAAGCATCCCCGGGCACATAGGAGACCTGAGAGAATGCTTCGACAACCtgagaaaatactcactcaggctCAATCCAGAAAA AATCgcaatcaaagcccaggctctagctgatttcatcatagaatgcaaTTTCCCCGAAGAAGAGCCTGTGCCCATGAGCATTGACCCTGGAAGAAACATTGATCAAGACATAGGagcctgggctctcaaagttgatggttcttCAACCAATGAAAGATCGGGGGCCGGTCTCATACTAAAGAGCCCAGAAGGATTCACAATCCAAACAGCAATCTCCTTTGGCTtctcagcaacaaacaaccaggcaga AGAGGAGAATTCAGAAGCTGATACACTATCTAAACTTGTTCAAAATTCATCATACCtggattgctccgtctacttcgaagaattgcAGAAACCGAGCATAGAGTCTAAAGAAGTCATGGAAATAGACAACAGCCCAAATTGGATGACTCCATTTATCAATTACCTGGAAAAGGGAGAACTCCCAGAAGATAAAGGGAAGGCTCAGAGGTTAAGAGCTAAAGCTGCAAAATTCTTCATCGAAGAGGGTATACTCTATCGCCAGACCTTCTCCTCCCCAATCTTAAAGTGCATAGGCCCAGGGGAAGCACAGTATTGCCTGATGGAGGTTCATGAAGGAATATGCGGGGATCATATGTCCGCGAAGGCCCTAGCTCACAAAATCATAAGACAAGGATACTACTGGCCTACTATCCACCAGGATGCAATAGACTTTGTGAAAAAGTGCAAGGAATGTCTGTTATTAAGCAATGTCAGCCGGATGAGCCCAGTCCTACCCTCCtcagtcttgtcaccaatcccatttGCCGTATGGggaattgatatcatgggacccttcccCAGGGCTagaggagacctcag AAGCAAAGGCAATGAGAACAATTAA